The stretch of DNA ATTGGATTGCCACAGCTTTACCTCATTAAAAAAAGCactaaatgaataatacattcaaacaaaagtGAAAGGAAAccgaaaaaagaaaagaaatgaagcGAATAAAAGACAGTTATTTCCAAAGAAAGAAAAGGTATTAGGATTGCATTTGGCAACTTTTATTAAATCCATCAAATGTATTGCTCAGCACAGTGGGGCAAAAGtttaaataagaaatgtaattaaatacagaGCACTCTattagtataggaaagagaactccatgCTCTGTTAGCATAGGAAAAAGAAAACTCTTCTCACCAcagcagagcgctctagcagtataggaaagagaactccattcTCAACATAgcagagcactctagcagtatCATACACTTGAGtgtttaataagaacataaagtttacaaacgagaggaggccattcggcccatcttccacgtttggttgttagtggcttattaatcccataatctcatcaagcagcatcttgaagggTCCCAGGGTGTTGTTCTGTATTGTGTATAGTTGTCTCTTGTAAAAATACACATGTACAGAACAACATCCTCTTTCACTGTTCCGAGACAGGGCTTGTCTTCAAGTAGACGATATGGCGAAGGGAGAAAAAAACATGCTTACAGTACAGGAGATGCTTGCAGAGGCTGGCCACCAGATGGCGCTCCTGTTCCTCCAGTTGTGGGCAGGCTGCTGCTGGCAGGACCCAACCGAGGGATTTATCTGCAAACAGGGAGTCAGACCTGGGGCGGGAACACAGGGGAGCTACAGTAACTGATTCAATACTGCAGGGCTAAGAATGAGAACTCCACTCAGCattgcagagcgctctagcagtataggaaagagaactccactctgcactgcagagcgctctagcagtataggaaagagaactccactcagcattgcagagcgctctagcagtatagtaGACATTGTAAATGACAAATGTACAAtacttgttttcaaataaaacaccacaaaacaaattcCTATCGCCACACTtgagaattaaaataaacacttcagaaTGAAAGTAAGCTATAATAAGACATGGCTAAACTGTTTACCGATCATAAAAGGAGTAGAGACGATACCTTGGAGTTTGCTGCAACTCGCTGGGTCTATGGGCAGGACTGAGCCCTGTCAAAGACCCTGCCTTACCTGATCGCAGGGGTTTCCAATTGACACCAGGTAAGAACCTGTTTGGACACGTGTTCTATGACAACTGAACTACACTTTCCTTTACAACACGCAGCTACTGTGTTCAAACCGCGGTCGAACATACACTCCGTCCAAAACTTTTCCCTGaattttgttacaatatatatatattcaaaagcaaaaaaaagtgtaTACTTTATGAAAACCTTCAATAAAGGATAACTGAACCTATCAACAAATGTTTAACAGAGGTGCCATCTCTTCaaggatatatttaaatgtatatccTTTCTTTAAACAGGTGAGGGGggacttttataaaaaaaataagtttttttttttaatttataaaaagaaattCTAAATGTAACACTATTTACTGTTATTAAGGACATTAGCTATGGAAGTCCCTAGCAGAGAGGTTAACAAACTGTGTCCAGTTACCTGGATCCCATCACGGCTGGCAGCAGAATGTCCTCCAGGGGAAGCCCTCTGACTGGCAGACGCCCACTGCTCATCATCTCCTGCAAGCAGCAGCACAGCCTGTCAGATGAGGAGCAGCACAGAGGCAGGGCTGCAATCACACACAAGCCCTGCACAGAGTCCTGGGTCTCGCAACCACCTTCAAGAGGTATAGTGCTGGGACACACCgggactcccactgcacagcagtttgatccagtcctggttttaatcagacacacctgagcttggtaCCGGTACACAAAGTTAACACCCACTGCTAGATTGCTCCACAGGAATAGTGGGGATGGTTCAGTATTTTTCCCACAAAGCTTTCTTAGTTTGACTAAAGCCTGTTCTGCTATTTAAACCTGTCTCAAAgcgctgtgcaacgggagtcgtTCTTACCTTGAGTGAGAAGGGCTGCCCGAAGTCCAGACGCACACAGCTGTGACTCCtgcccaggagagagagagaggagcgaaGGAGGGACAGAAACCCACCACAGCGAGGGGCCTGGACTCAGGACAGCAAAGCAAGACCGTATATTATTGAAATCCAGTCCAGTTAGCTGCAACCACCAAGATAAAACAGCAGCGCACACACAGAGGATCCTCATAGTACGATAATTGCACAACacacaaaaaatttaaatatttgtataaaatcaagtgTGTATCGGGAATGGAATAAGACTTGTATTGCACAACAGTTTCACCaactccaggttttaatacaagcttcattggccacagtgtataggtaccaagctcaggtgcgtctatatcaaaccaggaatggatcacaccgctgtgcaatgggagtcttatttctctCGCTGGCGTATCGGATTACAGCCTAATAAcaggaggctaggagtgtgtgGCAAAAGGATGACGCAAAATAAATCAAGGCAGGCATTGATGATCACGAGTGTGACGCAGACTGCCTGGTAGGCACCATCAGGACCCTTTAAGcacttttgtgtttaattttagaaaaaaaaaaaagcgttcttTTTAAAGTGCCACTAGTGTGCCCTAGAAAGCTCAGCCAGACTCACAGCACCACAGGAAGGATTTTGCAAACGGCTGGCTCCATGAGAAAATGGATGTCTTGTGCAGCACAGAGATCGAACAGCTCCCTGTCACGATTTATACCTGCTCCCAGAGGTTATTAATCATGCACACATTTAGAACACCGGAGAAAGACACTAAAAACAGAGTTCTGAGCGAAGCGTTTTTCTGAAatcaggtttatttttgtatttctacacaCTCCCTTAAAGGCTTCATGGTGTTACTGCAGTTTTTTCCCCCCCATGTTTTTCCTCTGGTTATACTGTGTGTTTATCATAGATTACTCTGGTTTGCCAAGTTTAATTTGCTTTAGCACACCTCACTGTTCAGTACAATGCCTGCctattctttattacactttgctctgtTTTTATTGGGTTAAGCTTTTAGAAGGGTTTCTAGGTCAGTAGTTATGGATGATCTGAACAGAGAAAGAAGAACATGCTTGAAGTTTGACGGCTGCAGTAATGAAAACGCACCGGAACCTCTTCATCAAGGCTGTCAAGGGAGCAACTGAATGAGTAATTAACATGGGAGTGGCCTTACTACATAGTTAAAAAACATTAGGATGGATTgatacagggttagaaactcacaccagccatgctgctgctgcacccagtcctggggttccgAGTTCCCCACAGTGAAGTCTACACTGAAATTAGTAAACAGTTAGTTTGAGCAGCAGCCCGTTAAATATATCGCTCCTTCCTTTTAGCTGCAGAAAAAAACTCCTAACAGTCAAAACTTATGTAAGTGTGATCATTTAATTTACAAAGCAGATTTAGCCTGATTTCTCACACTCCCGGCACCTGTTGATTGCAATAATATACCTGGATAAGGAGTTCTGAAAGGCAGAACTGGGTGCAGGAGTGGTGGAAGTTTCTAACCCTAAGCGCATAAGGGTCCCCTTTATAGATCACAGCCAAATGCTAGTCGAAATATCTATTAAAAAGGAGGCCAGGAGTGTTTGATAAGTTTGTACCTGCTGTCGAGAGCCTCTCAGCCCTTCCACTGGTGCGTCGTACGCAATGCCCACTGGTACCAGCGCCACGTCAGGCACAACTCCGCAGCACACTGCCTCTCGAACCCAGGACAGCCACTGCGCGCTGTAGGGAGACGGGCGCCGCTCAACACAGCCAGGCTCCTCCATGAACAGCAGGAGGTGCTGCCCCTCAGACAGGAGCTCAGAgacaaactgcagcacagaaaGGGAGAGACAAGAACTCAGACACAATGCtgcacagagagggagagacaagaactcagagacacactgcagcacagagagggagagaggggagctcAGAGACACACTGCtgcacagagagggagagagaggagctcaGAGACACACTGCtgcacagagagggagagagaggagctcaGAGACACACTGCtgcacagagagggagggaggggagctCAGAGACACACTGCtgcacagagagggagagacaggagCTCAGAAACATACTAcagcacagagagggagagagaggaactCAGACACTACAGCACCCAGAGAGAGACAGGAGCTcagaaacacactgcagcacagagagggagacaggagctcagacactgcagcacagagacAGGAGCTCAGTGCAGCAAACAGGGAGAGGGAGATGTTTCTGTACATTTACCACATTCTTGGTAGTACTTGTACGACTTGTCATGGCAATAAAGACACTTTGAATTTAAAAGGGAGAGCAAGCGagcgagagacacacacaggggtcAGAAAGACTGACACACAACAGTTTAACCTACAAGGCAAGCCATTTTGAGCACACCGACAGACAGGTGTAACAACTCCTTATACTTGTGTATTTATTCAACAGATAACCCACCGAGCTCAACACAGCACTCTGCAGAGCGCCAGTCTCTGTGTCCTCCTTCCCCATGGGACAGCGTGGCGTGAAGATCACACCCATTTTCTGCAGGATGGGCCTGAATAGAGACGAGAACCGCTCTAGTTTAAACCATGCAAGAGAGACATTGCAGCCCTGAGACCAGCTGCTGATTTCACTGGAGTGTCTGAAGTGGGAGGGACAGCTAAGGGGAAGCCATGTCTGACTACAACAGCCGCCCGATTCTATTAACCAGTGATTCTACTAGTCAGCGATTCTATTAAGCAGTTTTAACTGCATTAGTTCATGAGTGAAGGATGTCCGACACATTTAAATCAGCATTACTTCCTCCAAAGGCAACCTGTACCTCAATAAACAGATACACCCAGGGAatgctcctattgcatagcagtttcacacatttcaggttttaatacaagcttgattagccacagtgtgcagcCAACAGGTTCAGGTGTGTCTTTTtgaactcatagcaaaaccaggaatggatcaaactgctaagcaatgggagtctcatttctaTCCCTGTCAACCACATGGGCAGAACTATTTCCTATTAGCTGATCCTTTCGTTCTTCTGCATCAGGTCTGTACTTGTGGGTGGAAACTCCATGCTGTATAACCATGCAAATGGCAGCATGGGCTTCTCCCAACAGCTTTAGGAGCAGCGAGGGGGCTGTACCTGAGCCAGGTGTGCTTCAGGTCTGTGCTGCTGACCATGTAGGGAACCCTCAGACTGTGACAGAACAGGACCAGTGGCACCAGTGCGTAATCCAGACTGGACTTATGAACGGAGACGAAAACCAGCGGAGCTCCATGCTGCGGAGGGAAAGGAAAACAAATGCAGCAGGAGCCACGGGGTTCAAAGCCACCTACATctcaggcatggaaataagattcctattgcacagcagtttcacccattccaggtttcaatacaagcttgatcagccgcAGTatacaggcaacaagctcaggtgggtATTTTAATCACACTAGCAATGTGATTGCACCACTTTTTCATCTGTTCCAAGTAATGCTGTTACTTTGCTTGACTTTTACTTCAATTTAAAAGAACATGCTGTCGAACTTTCTGCAGTCTTGACCACGTATCTACTGTGGTGCAGCAGTCTATCTGTATTTGAGGTGTTTGCATATCctgaactgaaaaaaactgaTTCTGTGCACAACACAGGAGGATTAGCAATAACGCTAGAGCAGCAATAAAGAGGTAGGAAAGTGGATTTCAGAGTATTGGTGGTTAGGACTTTCAAATAGTCATGCCTACCAGCTGTGGAGCTTTGTGCAGCGCTGCCAGCTGGTTCAAGCTGACCTGCACATTCGCAAACACGCAGCAGAGAAGCTTCAGCAGGATCCACCCAGCTAGCCTAGGGAGGAAATACACAATCACAAAGTTACGACGAGACAGTGTGTGCTGGCAACAAACCCCTCCTGATATAAAACCAGACGCACCCTTCAGCTTACCACAACTGCTACCTGCATACAGACCTGAGTAAAGGAGGGGAGATTGAGGTTTTAATCCCCTCCAGAATCTGCACAGCCTGCCCCCTCCTGGCCACCACTGCAGTCTCCCCACTGTGAGAGCTCCCTTCTGCCACCGCGCCCCCTGCTGGCCCTCCAGAGGAAATGAAGCTCTGAACTCtggaacacaaagaaaaaaacacgttAACACATGCAGAGATACTTAAGTCACCAGGCCCTATTCCCAAAACATTTAGGACTGTTTAAGGAACATTTGTAAGATTCTCTAAAGTTAAAGTTCTATGAAAACTGAAAATAGTAACACTGTAAAAAAACTCTGTATACCTCATCCTTAAACTGCAAAACAGAGGGAGTGTTACCCCCCTCCCTCCGTATCCCCTATCCACCCCTCCCTCACCTGCTGCAGCAGAGCACCCGCTCTGCTCTGTCTCCAGCTGGGCTGGGGTACACCTTGCGCTCCTGAACGAAAAGCAACCCGCAGACCCGTCTCACCAGCCAGCCTCTGAACCTGCCAAAGgggggcagaaaaaaaaaaaagccacaaccactcttactttttcttattttaggGATCTCATTCACAAAATGTGGACCCATGCATTGAGAGTGTCCGTCCATCTGTCTGCCAAACTCTACTGTGTGAACATGACAATGGCCTTGATTTTGCGCTGGTCTTCACCAGAACGTGCATCAGCAATCCCAACCTCTTTTAGATGTTTCGGATTGTATTTGGCTGTAACCCGACAAACCCCTGGTTTTATACATGCCTCTACCAGTTTAGTACTTTGCTATTATGCTGCATGTGTCTGCACCAGGGTGGGGTTCACATGCCCTTTTGAAATGGAAATTTGAAAAAACAGGGAATTGACCCCCCAGCTTGGTAAAAGacaactaccccccccccccccggtttcaTTGATTAAACATGCATACCGATGAACCAGCACATTTAGACTGCACTTTGCTGCTCCACAGTGAATGAAACCTCTGGGATTTCAAATTAATTCACGGTAGAAGGCTGCagaaacgattaaaaaaaaaaaaaaaggggggggaggGAGGTGAAAAATAAACGCTTGAACATTTTTTATACCATCTGTTTTATTACTCTCTTGCTTTGGCAAGTgtacaaaacataataataaagcaataataattCTCCTCGTAAATCTGGAATTTAAAAGGCAAATATTACATGATTAAAAAGCAATAAAGGTTGTGTTTGCCAGTTCACAATAAAAGCTAGATCGCAGCTGCTTGAAGAAGTCTCAAGGTTTACTATTAGGATTTGCTCATGCAGCTATAAAGGAGGGAGATCTGATTACACACAGTCCTGCCCTACAGATCCGTTCAATAACATGcagtgctcccttgttataaATTGTCCCTTTATGCCGCTGAACACAGTATAATGCGGTATGCGCAGAACAGGTTAGAAGGCATTgtggtcgtggctcccatttggcCGTGTGACAGAGaccgaatgattcttggtgttagatctccctcctgacctgagaggacgctgtgtaaagggagcagagtaccctggactggaagGTCCGACAGCTCATTctcagggttaggtggaagtcggccatagAGAAATggggcggagccacagtacactaaatcattgaccagTGGCacccgcggattggaggagtggctgcactcgttaaccaaggggtcgtgGCTGACAGTATAAGGGGATGTgttgaggtgatctgttcctttttaatGGTTAAAGGTAACTGGAAGGAGAACCGTGttgtaaagtgtttgttttgttctgttgtgtCTAAACAAttgcactgtttgttattattagacagctgaaCACGATCCAGAGACATCGCCAAAGGCCAGTACTAAAACTGGACAACATCACTGCATTTTGCATCACTAAAGAACTGTACTGTCGctacgagcactagagcatgcactgcgtttgtgttacgtgtgggtgaataagAACGGGACAGTGTGTTATTTCGGGATCAACCTGCAGATTATAAACAATACACGCGTAATACACGCCTCTGTATTGACTGTTAAcactgttattgtttactgctctttcgccatcaggcaattggattataaaaataaaccaccattgcacctggattatcactatctgattattgatcacctgcgcgcagttaaccactttgccacaggcctgtaatgccattacactagcacttgCATTCTCGTATAATGTGGAACATACACTGCCTGAAGGGGTGTAGTGTGAGTGGGGTGCAGTGCAGAACTACCTTGTACGGGTTTCATTTACATGCAGGACATTCTGGAATCCCAGCGAGGTAGAATTCTTGATAAGCTTCATGCcctagggaaaaaaaaaggcacaaattACACTGCAGGGCATGGCATTTGTCTGAAATAAGCCTTTCAATGCCATATTaatccccccccccttctttaaACATATTTGTGATTTTTCATTAGAAAAGTTTCCTGCTATATCCTGAATCAGGATAAATAGCATGGCAAAAGACTTGAGAAAAGCAAGTCACTCTGCACAGAACTATGGTAAAAAAACGAGTGCTGGGATCAATATTGGAAGATTCATCAATTTTAAAGCCGACACAAAACCCAGTGAAGCCCTCGCTGATCTGACACAAGCAGCTTTTCCTAATGAAATATCAGACAGGCAATAACAGTCACTATTCCATGCATAGGGAACACTGTCATATACAACAGCAAGAAGCAAAAACACAGATatgcaacaaaacacacacatgcgTATAttaatatacttaacaaaatactGTCTGCATTAAGACAAAGCAAGCATGTTTCCAGTCAAACCAAAGAGCTCTAGTCTATCATCAGGACCATCACGTATAGCGACGTAGATCGTATCCCGGCCAGCATGTTGCAATAAGTGTGGTATCGTGACATTAGGGCATTTTTATGTCCCCATTAGCTGagaagaaaattacatttattaagaTAAAAAACTTACTGTTTGCCATTCATGAAACTGATCTGCACTGTTGCTgaattctttaataaaaatacaggGCAGTTTTAGgatcaaactgtattttacataaaatacaaatgacTTGCTTGTAGCAATGCTGCAATTAATCACTTACTGTCTCCCTGGTTCATTTTGCAGCCCTAATTAATCAATTTGAAATCAATGATTCCCTTTTTGAAGCCTCCTATCTCACTTAGCTAGCTACTCAGTAACACATGCTTTCCTTGCACGCTGCTAGACTAAAGCTCCTTTTAATGGATTTATGTGATGGCAAATGTCAAAATCTCACAGGGAAAAAAGACAGATGTCTTCTGGTATTAAAAAGCAAGAActaatatttataacaattttttttcaatacatataatatattgtgtgtaAAGGAATATGCACTTGAACATTTAGTTGCAGGGATAGAAATACGACTCCTGttgcatggcagtttcacccattcctggttttactgtgagcttcatCAGTCACAGTTTGTAGGTAACAAGGTCAGGTGCGTCTTACTAATAACTCCTAGTACAacagaatggatcaaactgctgtgcaatgggagcctGATTTGTAAGCTGGAGATGCAACAGAATGCATTTGTGTGGAGAGTTCAGTTGAACAGCAAAGCGTTCTCAATGCACTGTCCATTATTATCAGCACAATTTTCAACCAGGAAATTCGTTGCATTGCACCTCCACTTGCTAGACAGAGCCAGATCAAATGTATGCACACACAATTGAAACTGAAGTCAGAAATGAGCAGAGAGTCGTCATGCCTGATTGATGTGgagtacattttttaataaaatgttaaaggaGAACAAAACAGCGCAAATCTCGCATTGCCAACTCCTGGTTGCCTAACAAGCTTACAAGGCCGATTGGTTATTACATCTTACTTTGGGCGATTGTTAAAAAATCTGCAATTACCAGCTATAGCAGGTTATATCAAAGCGCTTCTCTAAAGACGGGGATTGAGTgaattgtgaaataaaaattttaaaaaagcagcgcatcaaaatgttttattagtctgcgcacccccccccctttttgtaCTTTGTTGAAAGCAAAGCAGAACAGTCAGCACTGTTAATCCTTCATTGATTTATTGCTGGTTATTTCACTGGCCAGCTCGTACAATACGAACACCTTCCACATAAAAGAAACCTGAcaggtaaagtaattaaattctACTTTAGTCATCAACACATCATGAATAATTCAGAACAAGATATGTGATTAACACGCATACAGCGGCAGGGTCATGATGTGTGTTTTAGGAGTGGATGAAAATGAAGTTCTTCCCTAGTTAGTTAGCAGTTCTTTctctcaaacatttttttttaatctgtctgcTTTTTGCTCATTTGCCTTTTAAAATAGTCATTTCAGGGATGtcaataagactcctattccacagcagtttcatccattccaggttttacaacaagCTTGATCAACCCCAGTGTGTGGGTAACAagcgcaggtgtgtcttattaaactcggagtaaaaccaggaatggatatGCAATGATGGGTCTTATTTCCGTCCGAGCATTCTGGAATCTATTTAGCGACCAGGGAATTCAAGAATTTTCCGACGAGCAGTTTAATTAAATGTCACTTCACATTCCTCAGCATCTCTTTACGAACATCTCGGTCCCAGTGGCGCCGACCCTTTTTTGCTGTCAGAAAACACGATTATCAGCGATCAGACGAGTATCGAAAATCATTTCAGTACAATACATATTCTGACAAATTACAGCAGCCTCAGACAAAAATAATGGctgttacttagggttaacttatcaaactaaattaacacagcacccctacacacgtcaCAAAATGCAGCCACCacatacaagacatgcacattacttaacagaatggtaaagcacctcaccagaacgggaaacgcCAAACTGCTCGGCGGCTTGTGTCTGACAGCTTATATTTCAGGAGCTTGGTagatttccaactttttgtagcaagagaaagccgtttgtttgcatgccattttgtagcgatgaggtgcactcgtggaaatcagaacagaaaatgaggCAATGATAAGATTGCGgctctggaaagatttaatagaCCAGTGTCCCTCAATACACTCTCGCGGAAGTCGCTTTTTTATAAAACAGTCCTATATCTGCTGTGAACGAATCCTAGAgatgccaaaaaggtgttcttttaagcgaagttcctgttcctttaggcagagcatttacaacaGGAAAAacctgtttcaccacaagggctTTCTCATAGGCGAAGTGTCCTCTTAGCAGCTGTTCCTACACGCGGAGACTGTGGTAATGATAATATCACACCAACCACTAACTCTAATTAGGAGTTTATCTCTTCAGGCTCCCAACTGCATGACTCGCCACACACTCCATGCAGTATTATTTCTAAGTTTACCACTATTTTAAGTGTTCAACAGCTAggatcagggatggaaataagactccactTGCAAAGCAGTTTAATCCACTCCTGCAATTTTAATacaacacacctgagcttgttacctatacactggggctaatcaagcttgtagaaAAACCTGGAACGGATgccactgctatgcaatgggagtcttgtttccatccctgctatgGATGATATAATCATAATTCGCAA from Polyodon spathula isolate WHYD16114869_AA chromosome 31, ASM1765450v1, whole genome shotgun sequence encodes:
- the gpat2 gene encoding glycerol-3-phosphate acyltransferase 2, mitochondrial — encoded protein: MKLIKNSTSLGFQNVLHVNETRTRFRGWLVRRVCGLLFVQERKVYPSPAGDRAERVLCCSRVQSFISSGGPAGGAVAEGSSHSGETAVVARRGQAVQILEGIKTSISPPLLRLAGWILLKLLCCVFANVQVSLNQLAALHKAPQLHGAPLVFVSVHKSSLDYALVPLVLFCHSLRVPYMVSSTDLKHTWLRPILQKMGVIFTPRCPMGKEDTETGALQSAVLSSFVSELLSEGQHLLLFMEEPGCVERRPSPYSAQWLSWVREAVCCGVVPDVALVPVGIAYDAPVEGLRGSRQQAPRCGGFLSLLRSSLSLLGRSHSCVRLDFGQPFSLKEMMSSGRLPVRGLPLEDILLPAVMGSRSDSLFADKSLGWVLPAAACPQLEEQERHLVASLCKHLLYSATSCSAVMSTSMLSCLCLHRHRKGVGVPRLARDFSWLLEEVLFRNRDVGFGGSLPEVLCHSMTLLRDSLVLCTPPSAPAPLVAPRSTPQAAMTLSQHCGALQHLFIHEAVGACAVSAMLSEMMDCVNSEEMDFDVALCQEELTERAAQLCQLLPSEALLLPPCQSVYSFAQDSIDSLVRCGILVMEELPRERPLCDLWSRHQALLWKSFDDLSNSDSDCEEPQDRRSYKLNQPNHCPDFFFFLCSVLSPLLRALSWSVSGLQHLYSPLTELECIERMQGFLLDKAHGESSFFESATLEMAATAVWTLKDLGVLKEEPGERGAVCLRLSEAFQQPEAQGKLCRFIARFLCH